CTCGTCCGCGTCGACGGCCGCTGACGCTCAACGCCGCGCCCGCGCCTCCAGACCGGCGCGGATCTCCTCGTGCACCCGCCGGGTCAGGGGATAGCGCCACAACAGGGCGATGCCGATCAGCAGGAACAACGCCGGCGCCAGCGCGGTCATCCAACGGATGGCCTGGCGCACCGGCTCCGCCTGCTCGCCGCCGCGCTGAAACCCGAGGAGATCCAGCAGCCCGAGCGCCAGGAACACCGCCAGCGCGCCCGCGAGCTTGCGCAGGAAGGTGAAGATGCCGTTGTACACGCCCTCGCGCCGCTCGCCGGTGAGCAGGTCGTCCTCGTCGATCACCTCGCCGAGCATCGCCCACGGCATCAGGTCGACCGCGGCATAGCCGATGCCGGTGAGCGCCGCGACCAGCGCCAGCGTGCCGACCGACCACTGCGGCGTGGCGAAGATGAACAGCGAGCTCCCGGCCATCCACCACAGCGAGCCGACGAGGAACATCGCCGCCTTGTCGCGACCGCGCGCCAGGCGCAACCAGCACGGCAGCGCCGCGGCGACGCCGAGCAGGAACAGCCCCATGACGATCTCGAAGTCGTCGGGGCGGCCGATCCAGTACGCCAGGTAGAGGATGAGCAGCGCGCCGACCAGATCCATGGCGATGCGGCCGCTGAGGTACGCGGCGGTGAGGCGCGCGAACGAGCGGTGGCGGAGGACCTGGCGCAGCTCGCGCCGCCAGGCGGTCGCCGCCGGCCGGTCGCGGAACTCGCGGCGCTCGAAACTGTGGCGGTAGATCAGCGGCCACGGCGCCACCAGCAACGAGGCGACGAGCGCCGCGGCGAGCCCGTAGCCGGCGGGTCCGCCGCCGCACGCCTCCGCCAGCGGTCGCATGGCGACGGCGACGAAGACGCCGACCAGCGACCCGGCGTTGCGGTAGGTGTTCAACGACGTGCGCTCGTCGTAGTCGGTCGCCATCTCCGGCAGCAGCGCCAGGTAGGGAATGGCGAGCACCGTCATCCACACCGAGGTGAGCGAGTAGATCGCCGCGTAGTAGGCGAACTTCACCGCCTGCGACGCGGCCGGCAGATCGATCCACAGGGCTGCGAAGCTGAGGCCGAACGGCAGCGCGCCGATCAGGAAATACGGCCGGCGGCGGCCGGCGCGCCAGCGCGTCTGGTCGGAGATCCGCCCCATCAGCGGATCGGTAACCGCGTCCACCGCGCGGCCGATCAGCGGCACCAGGCCGGCGAGCGCCGGCCGCAGGTCGGCGACCTGGGTGAGGAAGTACGACGTGTAGACCAGGGCCAGCGACGCCAGGGCGGCGTTGATCGTCAGATCGCCCAGGCCGTAGATGGACTTGGTGAGGGCGGGAAGGCGGTCGGGGGCCGGTGCGGACACCGCTGTTCCCTCGGGCAACGCGGCGCGCAGCGCAAGGGATGGGCGCCGATCAACCCAGCCATGGGCAGAAATCCTCCCGCCCCAGTCCCTCTTCCCTCCTCCGTTCCCGAGGCGGGCGGCGGAGCTCGGTGCTCGTCGGAGAGGCGGGGCGGCTGGATCCGCGTTCATCCCTGTCGCGCCGACCGGCGACCGCGATTGAAGCGGCTCGGGCGCGTCGATATACGAACCCGATGACCGACATCGGCGACGAGGTCGTCGCGCTCTGCCGCGCCGCGCGCCAGGCGGCACGCGGCCTAGCGACCAGCGCGGCGACGGCCAGGAACGGCGCCCTGCGCGCCGCCGCGGCGCGGCTGCGGGCGCGCGGCGACGCGCTCGTGGCCGCCAACGCCGAGGACGTCGCGGGGGCCCGCCGCGACGGGCTGAGCGCCGCGCTGGTCGACCGCCTGACGCTGACGCCGCCGCGCCTCGAGGCGATGGCCGCCGGGCTCGACGAGATCGCCGCCCTGCCCGATCCGCTCAGCGAGACCATCGCCCGCTGGCGGCGCCCGAACGGGCTCGAGATCGCCCAGGTGCGCATCCCGATCGGCGTCGTCGGCATCATCTACGAGTCCCGCCCGAACGTCACCGCCGACGCCGCGGGCCTCTGCCTGAAGTCCGGCAACGCGGTGATCCTCAAGGGCGGGTCGGAGGCCTTCGCCACCAACCGCGCCATCGCCGCCTGCCTGGCCGATGGGGTTGCCAGCGCCGGGCTGCCGACGGATGCCGTGCAGCTCATCCCCACCACCGACCGCGCCGCGGTGGCGGCGCTGCTGCGCCAGCGCGAGTTGGTCGACGTCATCGTGCCGCGCGGCGGCCCCAGTCTGATCGACGCCATCACCAGCCAGTCGGCCATCCCGGTGATCCAGCACTACGCCGGCATCTGCCATGTCTACGTCGACGACCGCGCCGACCTGGCGATGGCGGAGGCGATCGCCGTCAACGCCAAGGTGCAGCGCCCCGGCGTCTGCAACGCCATGGAGACGCTGCTCGTGCACCGCGAGATCGCGGCGCGCTTCCTGCCGCAGGTCGCGGCGCCGCTGCGCGCCGCCGGCGTCGAGCTGCGCGGCTGTCCGCGCACCCGCGCCGTGCTGCCCGACGCCGCCGTCGCCACCGACGAGGACTGGCGCACCGAATATCTCGATCTCATCCTGTCGATCCGCGTCGTCGAGTCGCTCGACGAGGCCATCGCGCACATCGCCACCTACGGCACCGGACACTCCGACGCGATCGTCACCGACAGCGTCGCCCACGCCCAGGCCTTCACCGCGGCGGTGGACTCGGCGGCGGTGTACGTGAACGCCTCGACCCGCTTCACCGATGGGTTCGAGTTCGGCTTCGGCGCCGAGGTCGGCATCTCCACCAACCGGCTGCACGCCCGCGGGCCCATGGGGCTGCGCGAGCTGACGACCTACAAATACGTGATCCAGGGCAACGGGCAGATTCGCTCGTGAGCCGCGGCGGCCCTCGCAGGCGCGCCGCGGCGCCCGGACGCTGGCCGGCAGGCCCCCCCGCCCCGCCGGCGCGGGTAGGGCGCCCGGCGCGCCGATCGCTCGGGATCTTCGGCGGCACCTTCGATCCCATCCATCTCGGGCACCTGCGCTGCGCCGAGGAAGCGCGCGAGCAGCTCGGGCTCGACCACATCCTGTTCATCCCCGCCGCCGATCCGCCGCACAAGCCGCAGCGGCGGATCACCCCGGCCACGCACCGTCTGGCGATGGTCAGGCTGGCGACCGCCGGCAATCCACGCTTCCGCGTCTCCGATATCGAGATCGAACGGCGCGGACCGTCGTACACCGTCGACACCCTGCGCAGCCTGCGGCTGCGCCTCGGCCCGACGGCGCGACTCGTCCTGCTGCTCGGGCTCGACGCCTTCCGCGACATCGGCACCTGGAAGGACTATCGGACACTGTTCACCCTCGCCGACTGCGCCGTGTGGACCCGCCCTCCGGGCGCGCGCGGCCGGCCGCGCGCGCTCCTGCCCGTTGCCGCTCGCGGGGACTTTTGCTACGCAGACGACCAGACCACGTTGATTCATCGCACGGGGACCCGTATCCAATTCCTCACCGTGACCGCGCTCGACATCTCGGCCTCGAACATCCGCCAGCGCCTGCGCAGCGGACGTTCGGTGCGCTACCTGCTGCCGCCGGCCGTCGAGCGTCATGTGCTTCGCGAGGGGCTCTACCGGGGCCGCGTCGTCTCTTGAAGAAGCCCGCCACCGACCCGCGCGAGACCGCGCTCCTGTGCGTCCGCTACGCCCTCGACAAGAAGGCGTACGATCTCCTGTTGCTCGACGTGAGCGGCCTCACCTCGCTGGCCGACTTCTTCCTCATCTGCACCGGCCGGTCGGACACCCAGGTACAGGCGATCGCCACCAGCATCGAGGAGGGCCTCGGCAGCCTCGGCCGCAAGCCGCGCATGATCGAGGGGCTGAGCAGCGGCCACTGGGTGCTGATCGACTACGGCGACGTCGTCGTCCACATCTTCCTCGAGTCGGTGCGCGAGTTCTACGATCTCGAGCGCCTGTGGGCGCGCGGCACGGTGGTCCAGCTCCCCGAGCCGTATCGCAGTCAGGCGCGCGACCTGCGCCTCGCCAGCAACGCCCGCTGAGCGGCCAGCCATGAAGCGCGGCCTCTTCGTGCTGGGCGGCATCGCGCTCGTCGCCATCTTCGCCCTGCTGATCGCGCTCAACCCGGGCGAGGTCGAGTTCCATCCCACCCACCTGCACAGCTTCCGGCCGATGCTGGGAGTGCTGTTGATCCTCACCTTCTGCGCCGGCGGCGCGCTCGTGCTGGTCGGCGGCGGCATGCGCCAGCTCTCGATCCGGCTCGGCGACTGGCGCGCCCGCCGCAGCGCCAAGCAGGCGGCGCAGGCCGCCGCGTGGCACGAGGCGGGCGAGGCCGCGGCCTGGGCCGGCGAGCTCGAACGCAGCCGCACCCTGATGCGCAAAGCCTGGCGCCGCCAGGCGGGCAACAGCGCCGCGGCGCTGTCGCTCGCCTCGTCGTACATGGACACCGGCGAGTATCCCGCCGCCCAGGAGGTGCTGCAGGCGGCGCTCGAAGAGGATCCGAACGACGCCGATCTGCGCTACGCGCTCGGCGAGACCCTGCGCCGGCGCGGCGAGATCTTCGAGGCCATCCGCATGCTGGAAACGCTGCGGGTGCGCTTCCCGCACGCGCCGCGCGTCCTGATCAGCCTGCGCGAGCTCTACCGCGAGGCCGAGCGCTGGCGCGAGGCGGCCGACGTCGAGGCAGCCTACCTCGAGTCGCTGCCGGCGGCGGCACGGGCCGGCGAGCAGGGCCGCCTCACCGAGCTGCGCTACCAGGCGGCGCTGGCCCTGAGCGATCCGGCGGAGCGCGCCGCGGCGCTCGACGCGGTCGTGCAGCGCGACCGCGCCTTCGTCCCGGCGCAGGTCAGCCTCGGCGACGCGCTCGCCGAGTGCGGCCGCGTCGACGAGGCGATGAAGCTGTGGGAGAAGGCGCTGCGCGCCCAGCCGCGGCTGGTGCTGATCGAGCGCTTGCTGGCGCACGAGCGCTCGGCCCGCGAGCACGAGCGCATCCTCGCCCTGCTCGGCAAACACTGGAGCGACCTCGACGGCGATGGCGCCCGCCTGCTCCTCGCCCGCACCGCCCTGGCCAGCGGCAACGCCGAGACCGCCGAACGCGAGCTGCGCGCCATCGGCAAGCAGGACGCCCCCACCGTACAGCGCGCCTGGGCCGAGCTGCACCACCAGCGCGGCGACCATGCGGCCGCCTGGACCGCCCTCAGCGGCGCCGCCGACCGCCTCGGCGCCGCCGCCGCCGACCACCGCTGTTCGGTGTGCGGCCGCAGCAGCGAAGCCTGGGTCGGCTACTGCGGCGGCTGCGGCCGCTGGGACACCTACCGCGCCGGGGAAGCCGCCTGACGCTGGACGGCCGCGGCAGCGCGACCCGACATAGCGGTACGCCGCGGCCGCGGACTACGCGGCGAGGAAGTGCGGGATCATCCGTCGCAGGCCGGTGATGTCGTGCAGGTCCTCGTCGAAGTTGGGAACGGCGGCGACGACGGTGCGCGGCGGCAGTTGGCGGCGGAAGGCCTCCATCCGGACCTGGTCGCCGCGCGCCTGCATCTCGTAGTCGAGGAAGTTGTCGACCAGGCGGTCGGCGTGGCCGCTGCGCTTGATGACGCTGCCGACCAGCTCGCGCAGCCACGCCTCGTCGAGGCGGCGGACGCCGGCCAGCGCCTCGCGCTGCACGCGGTTGAAGACGACCGCGCGCAGGGACACGTCGAGCGCCGCGAGTTGGCGACAGAACTCCTCGGCCTCGCCCAGCACCTGCTCCTCGGGCGAGGTGACGACGACGAAGGCGGTGTGCTTGGAGTGCAGCAGCTTGTCCACCACCTGCACCCGCGCCTCGAAGCCGTCGAACAGACCGCTCATGGCGTTGAAGAAATCGGAGATCTCGACCAGCGCCTTGACGCCGGTGGCATCCTCGAGGCGGTGCAGCAGGGTGCCGGCGGCGCGGTTCATCACCCGCAGCGTCGACCAGCCGGCGGAGAAGTACGGCTTGATGAACCAGCGGATCACCTGGCGATCGAGGAAGGCGGCGATGCGGCGCGGCGCGTCGAGGAAGTCGAGCGCGTGCCGGGCGGGCGGCGTGTCGACGACGATCAGGTCGTACCGGCCGCTGGCGTGCAGCTCGGCGAGCTGCTCGATCGCCATGTACTCCTGCGAGCCGGCGAAGCTCTCCGACAGGTGCTGGTAGAAGCGATTGGCGAGGATGCGGTGGCGCACCTCGGCGCTGGGGGCGTAGCGTTCGACCAGCGCGTCCCAGGCGCCCTTCTGGTCGAGCATCATGGCGTCGAGCGCGCCGCCGCCGATGCGCACCTTGCGCGCCTGGTTGCCGAGCGAGCGCAGCCCGAGCGCGTCGGCCAGGCGGCGCGCCGGATCGATGGTCATCACCATCGTCCGCCGGCCCTGCTCGGCGCCGTGCACGGCGAGCGCCGCCGCGGTGGTCGTCTTGCCGACTCCGCCGCTGCCGGCGCAGATCACCACGTGGTGGCGCGCCACCACCTCGGCGAGCGACTTCACGTCCGCCCCGCGCGGCGCGTCGACAACGCCGGCACCGTCAGGCGCTGCGCCAGCGCCCGCAGCTCCGCGTAGCCGAACTCCTCGGCGAACAGGAACGGCAGGTCGATCACCGGCAGGTCGACCGCGCCCACCAGGCGGGCGCGATGGCGGGCGTTGAGCTCCGCCCAGCCGATCTCCTCGCGGGCGCGGGTCGCCACCGCGCTGAGCAGCGGCCCGGCCTTGGCGTCGCGCGCGCCGCCGGCCGCGCGCTCGAGACGCTGCGCGTCCTCCAGCGCCAGACCGCCGGCGTGCAGCCGGTTCACGAACAGCAGGCCGGTCGGCATGCCGAGGTCGTCGCGCAGCGCGCGGTGCATGGTGATCGTCTCGTTGACCGGCATCTCCTCCGCGGTGGTGACGAGGTTCACCGCGGTGCGCGCCGAATCCGTGAGCAGATCGACCAGGCGCTGCGCCTCGCGGTGCACGAGCCCGATCTCGAAGGTGTCGCGCGCCGCCGCCGGCATGCGCAGGTACTGCAGTCCATGGCCGGTCGCCGGCGCGTCGACGATCACGTGATCCCAGCCCGGCCCGCGCCCGCCGTCGTCGCCGCGCTCGGCCTCGAACCAGATCTTCCCGATCGTCATCAGCTCCTTCAGCCCCGGCGCCGCGGCGACGAAGTACTGGTAGAGCTGGCTCCGGAAGACGGCCTGCAGCAGCCGCTTCACCGGAATGATCATCGACAGGTACTCGGCCAGCGCCGCCTTGCCCTCGATGGCCATCAGCCAGGGGCCGGCGGGCGTCGGCACCGCCTGGCCGAGCGGACCCGGCTCGGCCTGCAGCAACTGCGGCGCCCGGGCGACGCCGTCGACCTCGCACAGCAGCACCCGCTTGCCGCGCCGCGCCCCCTCCAGCGCCAGCGCGCACGCCACCGTCGTCTTGCCGACGCCGCCCTTGCCGACCACGAACAGCAGTCGGCGGCGGAAGAGATCGTCGAGGGTCACGACCGCTCCCATGGCGTGACCGGTGTCCGGTGGCCGGTGACCGGAAGTAGAACCGTCTCAGTACGCATCAGCTTGGCCGCGACCGACCGGTCACCGGGCGCCGGTCACTGGTCACCCCATGGCGACCATACCACCGCCGGCGCGGATGACGAGCGCCTACGCGCCCTCCCAGCGCCGGAAGGCGACGCAGGCGTTGGCGCCGCCGAAGCCGAAGGAGTTGGAGAGGGCGACGCGCACCGGGGCGTGGCGGGCGGTGTTGGGAACGTAGTCGAGATCGCACTCGTCATCGGGGTGCTCGTAGTTGATCGTCGGCGGGATGACGGCGTGCTGCAGCGTCAGCACGGTGTACACCGCTTCGAGGCCGCCGGCGCCGCCGAAGAGGTGGCCGGTCATCGATTTGGTCGAGCTGACGGCGAGACGCGCCGCGTGCTCGCCGAAGAGGCGCTTGATCGCCTGCGTCTCGTTGGCGTCGTTGTATGGCGTCGCCGTGCCGTGGGCGTTGATGTAGTCGACGTCGGTGGGCACCAGCCCGCCGCTCGCCAGCGCCAGCCGCATGCACTCGGCGGCGCCGCGGCCCTCGGGCGCCGGCGAGGTGATGTGGTAGGCATCGCAGTTGGCGCCGTAGCCGACCACCTCGGCGTAAATACGGGCGCCCCGGGCGTGAGCGCGGGCGAGCGATTCGAGCACCAGGACGCCGGCCCCCTCGCCGATGACGAAGCCGTCGCGATCGCGGTCGAACGGCCGGCTGGCGCGGGTCGGCTCCTCGTTGCGGGTCGACATGGCGCGCATGACGGCGAACCCGCCGACGGCGAGCGGCGTGATCGCCGCCTCGGCGCCGCCGCTGATGACGACGTCCTGCTCGCCGTCGCGGATCAACCGGAACGCCTCACCAACACCCTGCCCGCCGGACGCGCAGGCGCTGGTCGGCGTGTAGTTGACGCCCGTGCAGCCGAAGCGGATCGCGATCAGCCCCGGCGCCATGTTGGCGATGACGCGCGGAATGACGAACGGCGACAGCCGCTTGTGGCCGCCCTCGAGAAACGCCTTGTGGTACTCCTCGAGCGTCGCCAGGCCGCCCATGCCGACGCCGATGACGACGCCGACCCGCCCGGCTTCGTCGGAGGCGATGCGCAGGCCGGCGTCGTCGACCGCCATCTGCGCCGCCGCGATCGCGAACTGCGCGAAGCGGTCGACCTTCTTGATGTCCTTCTTCTCCAGGTAGGCGGCGGGATCGAAGCCGCGCACCTCGCCGGCGATCCGCACCGGCAGCGCCGAGGCGTCGAACAGCTCGATCGGGCCGATCCCGGAGCGGCCGGCGGTGACGGCCTCCCAGTTCGGCGCGACGCCGATCCCGAGCGGCGACACCGCCCCCAGACCGGTCACCACGACACGCGCGCGTTCCCCCGCCATCTGCGCCGAAATAGAGAGGGTGCCGGCGGCGGTCAAGGCGCCCCGCGACCGCGACTCAGTCGGGCGACACCAGGCGCCGCGTCTTCTTCATCCAGCGCGCCGTCGCCCAGGCGGCG
This is a stretch of genomic DNA from bacterium. It encodes these proteins:
- a CDS encoding ArsA family ATPase; this encodes MGAVVTLDDLFRRRLLFVVGKGGVGKTTVACALALEGARRGKRVLLCEVDGVARAPQLLQAEPGPLGQAVPTPAGPWLMAIEGKAALAEYLSMIIPVKRLLQAVFRSQLYQYFVAAAPGLKELMTIGKIWFEAERGDDGGRGPGWDHVIVDAPATGHGLQYLRMPAAARDTFEIGLVHREAQRLVDLLTDSARTAVNLVTTAEEMPVNETITMHRALRDDLGMPTGLLFVNRLHAGGLALEDAQRLERAAGGARDAKAGPLLSAVATRAREEIGWAELNARHRARLVGAVDLPVIDLPFLFAEEFGYAELRALAQRLTVPALSTRRAGRT
- a CDS encoding ArsA family ATPase, giving the protein MKSLAEVVARHHVVICAGSGGVGKTTTAAALAVHGAEQGRRTMVMTIDPARRLADALGLRSLGNQARKVRIGGGALDAMMLDQKGAWDALVERYAPSAEVRHRILANRFYQHLSESFAGSQEYMAIEQLAELHASGRYDLIVVDTPPARHALDFLDAPRRIAAFLDRQVIRWFIKPYFSAGWSTLRVMNRAAGTLLHRLEDATGVKALVEISDFFNAMSGLFDGFEARVQVVDKLLHSKHTAFVVVTSPEEQVLGEAEEFCRQLAALDVSLRAVVFNRVQREALAGVRRLDEAWLRELVGSVIKRSGHADRLVDNFLDYEMQARGDQVRMEAFRRQLPPRTVVAAVPNFDEDLHDITGLRRMIPHFLAA
- the fabF gene encoding beta-ketoacyl-ACP synthase II, which codes for MAGERARVVVTGLGAVSPLGIGVAPNWEAVTAGRSGIGPIELFDASALPVRIAGEVRGFDPAAYLEKKDIKKVDRFAQFAIAAAQMAVDDAGLRIASDEAGRVGVVIGVGMGGLATLEEYHKAFLEGGHKRLSPFVIPRVIANMAPGLIAIRFGCTGVNYTPTSACASGGQGVGEAFRLIRDGEQDVVISGGAEAAITPLAVGGFAVMRAMSTRNEEPTRASRPFDRDRDGFVIGEGAGVLVLESLARAHARGARIYAEVVGYGANCDAYHITSPAPEGRGAAECMRLALASGGLVPTDVDYINAHGTATPYNDANETQAIKRLFGEHAARLAVSSTKSMTGHLFGGAGGLEAVYTVLTLQHAVIPPTINYEHPDDECDLDYVPNTARHAPVRVALSNSFGFGGANACVAFRRWEGA
- a CDS encoding tetratricopeptide repeat protein — its product is MKRGLFVLGGIALVAIFALLIALNPGEVEFHPTHLHSFRPMLGVLLILTFCAGGALVLVGGGMRQLSIRLGDWRARRSAKQAAQAAAWHEAGEAAAWAGELERSRTLMRKAWRRQAGNSAAALSLASSYMDTGEYPAAQEVLQAALEEDPNDADLRYALGETLRRRGEIFEAIRMLETLRVRFPHAPRVLISLRELYREAERWREAADVEAAYLESLPAAARAGEQGRLTELRYQAALALSDPAERAAALDAVVQRDRAFVPAQVSLGDALAECGRVDEAMKLWEKALRAQPRLVLIERLLAHERSAREHERILALLGKHWSDLDGDGARLLLARTALASGNAETAERELRAIGKQDAPTVQRAWAELHHQRGDHAAAWTALSGAADRLGAAAADHRCSVCGRSSEAWVGYCGGCGRWDTYRAGEAA
- the nadD gene encoding nicotinate-nucleotide adenylyltransferase is translated as MSRGGPRRRAAAPGRWPAGPPAPPARVGRPARRSLGIFGGTFDPIHLGHLRCAEEAREQLGLDHILFIPAADPPHKPQRRITPATHRLAMVRLATAGNPRFRVSDIEIERRGPSYTVDTLRSLRLRLGPTARLVLLLGLDAFRDIGTWKDYRTLFTLADCAVWTRPPGARGRPRALLPVAARGDFCYADDQTTLIHRTGTRIQFLTVTALDISASNIRQRLRSGRSVRYLLPPAVERHVLREGLYRGRVVS
- a CDS encoding glutamate-5-semialdehyde dehydrogenase, with amino-acid sequence MTDIGDEVVALCRAARQAARGLATSAATARNGALRAAAARLRARGDALVAANAEDVAGARRDGLSAALVDRLTLTPPRLEAMAAGLDEIAALPDPLSETIARWRRPNGLEIAQVRIPIGVVGIIYESRPNVTADAAGLCLKSGNAVILKGGSEAFATNRAIAACLADGVASAGLPTDAVQLIPTTDRAAVAALLRQRELVDVIVPRGGPSLIDAITSQSAIPVIQHYAGICHVYVDDRADLAMAEAIAVNAKVQRPGVCNAMETLLVHREIAARFLPQVAAPLRAAGVELRGCPRTRAVLPDAAVATDEDWRTEYLDLILSIRVVESLDEAIAHIATYGTGHSDAIVTDSVAHAQAFTAAVDSAAVYVNASTRFTDGFEFGFGAEVGISTNRLHARGPMGLRELTTYKYVIQGNGQIRS
- the rsfS gene encoding ribosome silencing factor, which produces MKKPATDPRETALLCVRYALDKKAYDLLLLDVSGLTSLADFFLICTGRSDTQVQAIATSIEEGLGSLGRKPRMIEGLSSGHWVLIDYGDVVVHIFLESVREFYDLERLWARGTVVQLPEPYRSQARDLRLASNAR
- a CDS encoding MFS transporter, with the translated sequence MSAPAPDRLPALTKSIYGLGDLTINAALASLALVYTSYFLTQVADLRPALAGLVPLIGRAVDAVTDPLMGRISDQTRWRAGRRRPYFLIGALPFGLSFAALWIDLPAASQAVKFAYYAAIYSLTSVWMTVLAIPYLALLPEMATDYDERTSLNTYRNAGSLVGVFVAVAMRPLAEACGGGPAGYGLAAALVASLLVAPWPLIYRHSFERREFRDRPAATAWRRELRQVLRHRSFARLTAAYLSGRIAMDLVGALLILYLAYWIGRPDDFEIVMGLFLLGVAAALPCWLRLARGRDKAAMFLVGSLWWMAGSSLFIFATPQWSVGTLALVAALTGIGYAAVDLMPWAMLGEVIDEDDLLTGERREGVYNGIFTFLRKLAGALAVFLALGLLDLLGFQRGGEQAEPVRQAIRWMTALAPALFLLIGIALLWRYPLTRRVHEEIRAGLEARARR